CCGGGATGGCCGCGGCGGCAACCTTCATCGAGGCTCTGCCGCAGGGCTACGACACGTTTCTCGGCGAACGCGGCGTGAGGCTGTCGGGCGGGCAGCGCCAGCGCATCGCGATCGCGCGGGCGATCCTCAAGAATCCGCCGATCCTGCTGCTGGACGAGGCGACCAGCGCGCTCGACGCGACCAGCGAACGGCTCGTGCAGCAGGCGCTCGACAACGCCGCGCAGAACCGCACGACGCTGGTGATCGCGCATCGGCTGGCCACCGTGCAGCGAGCCGACCGGATCGTCGTGCTCGAACACGGGCGCATCGTGGCGCAGGGCCGGCATGCGCAGCTGCTGACGCGTTCGCCGCTTTACGCGCAGCTGGCGGCGCTGCAATTCGGCGAAACGGTGCGCTGAGGCGGCGTGGGCGCCCCCGCCGCGGCAGGCGGGCCGCGGCGGCAGCCAACGTCCCGTCGTGACCCCTGATGAATTCGCTCAGGTCGCCAAACCTTCGGTTGTCGACAAAATCTTTCGTTCTTCTTCGAATAGTCTGCTCGGCGTAAAGATCACGTCAGGATCTTTACGGTCATGCCTGGTCGCCGTCGCGCCTACCGATCCGGTGCGGGCATGAACACAAGCCGCGTTTTGCGCAGGCTCAGTCAATTCGAGGAAGAATCATGTTCAAGAAAATCTTCAGTGGTGGCGACTCCTCAACGTCGTGGAACGCTCTGGCAAACGTCGATCGCGACGACGTCGTCAAGACTCACGAATCCGTCGCGCCGGGAAGCATCGGCATCGGCTCATACAGCCATGCGACGGTTCGTGTCGCGCCGGCGACGCTCCAGAACCTCAAGGCAGCGTCCTGGGCAAACCGTGCCGCCAAGCGTGTGATGGAGCACGGCGCCGGTAATCAACGCGTGGACATCCACGCGTCGAGCGGCGAAAGCTGGGCGCGCAGCGAAGGCGGGGCAAGCAAGTACCCGAGCCGCATCGAACGCGCCCAAAAGGAACAGGGAGGCAACTGCCACGTCTTCACCGATGTGGCGACGGCCGCCCTGCACTCCGGAAATGGTCCTGAATTCTCGGGATCGGTCCACCGCGTCTGGTTGAAGTTGCCGACCCCGCCGGGTGGGCAGGAGAAAGATCACGTTTTCGCGACGATCGGCGACCCGGAGCGATCAGCCGCCCAGGACGTGGTGGTGGTGGACGCGTGGCCGGGCCATCCGAGCGCCTGCACGCTTGACCGCGCTACCCTGGTCGACGCGAGCACCGGCGAGCGCCATCATCTCGCCAGCCTCCTGTCGAACCGCAACACTCGCTACATCAGCTCGCAGGTAAGAGCGAACAGCGCCGATTCCGAGCGGCTCACGAAGATCAAGCCCATGAGCACCCACGACGTGAACAAGCAACTGCGCAAGATGGGCGCGCCCGAAGTCGGCCCCGACCTGGTACGCCACATCGAGCAGCAAGCGCATGCGCGAACCGGAACGCCGCTGTTCGACGTGCGCGTCGCGACAGATCCGAGTATCCGTTACACGGACGGCACGTCTTACGCCCAGACCTTTGACGAGGTTTCCACGGATACGCTGAGCAAGCAACAGGCCGGGCGCAGCTCGCTGCGATGAGCCTGCACGCGCTTATCGAATCCGCGGCGCCCGTAGCGCCTGCAGCTCGTTGCTGACTTGTCGTCCGGCCATACCGCGAGGGCATGGCCCGCAACGCTTCACCTCCAGGTTGCGTCGGACGCGCTTGGCAAGGCGGTCGGCCGACACGGGGTCGGCCGAAATCGGGCGCCAGTCCGCCTCGGCGGCGCGACGGCTGGAAGAGGTCGCGCTCGGTTGGCGGGCTGCGTCGTCCGGGTCGGGTGCGTGATGCATGGCTCGCGGCCAGCCCCCAAGGCCGTCGAGAAGCGCGAGAAAGCCCGCGACGCACTGCTCGCGGGCTTCCGACTTCCCGGCCGAACACTGGCAGCGCCCGCGGGCCACGATCCGATCGAATCGAGGTTCGCGACGGCAGGCCATCGCGCAAGCCGCACGCGCAACCGCTGGCCGCGCTCGACCTTCCTCGCGATGGCGCTCCAGCTGATTCTCACATCGTGCGCTTCTTCAGCCGAGGATGTCGACCCAGCCGTGCGTATCGGCCTCGCGCCCGGTCTGGATGCCCACCAGCGTCTTCTTGAGCCGCGTCGCCACCGGGCCGGCGCCGCCGTCGCCGATCACGAAGCTGTGCTTGCGGCCCTTCACCTGCCCGATCGCCGTGACGACGGCCGCGGTGCCGCAGGCGAACGCCTCCACCAGCCGCCCGCTCTTTGCGTCGGCTTCCCACTGCTCGATCGAGTAAGGCTCCTCGCGCACGGTGTAGCCGAGATCGCGCGCCAGTTCGATCAGCGAGGCCCGCGTGATGCCGGGCAGGATCGTGCCGGTGAGGGGCGGCGTCTGCAGCGAGCCGTCGTCGAACACGAAGAACACGTTCATGCCGCCCAGCTCCTCGATCCAGCGCCGCTCGACGGCGTCGAGGAACACCACCTGATCGCAGCCCTCGCGCGTCGCCTCGGCCTGAGCGGCGAGGCTCGCCGCGTAGTTGCCGCCGCACTTCGCGTCGCCGGTGCCGCCGGGCGCCGCACGCGTGTAGCTGTCCGACACCCAGATCGCCACGCCTTTCGACGCGTCGCCCTTGAAGTAGGCGCCCACCGGCGTCGCCACCACGCAGAACAGGTACTGCGCCGACGGCTTCACGCCGAGCACCA
The window above is part of the Burkholderia glumae LMG 2196 = ATCC 33617 genome. Proteins encoded here:
- a CDS encoding branched-chain amino acid aminotransferase, which codes for MSTGSTPTFPIERHPNPTSAEARARLLENPGFGKIFTDYMVTIRYTEGQGWHDAKIEPRRALELDPATLVLHYAQEIFEGMKAYPLPGGKVALFRPEQNARRFRNSAARLAMAQLPEELFVEAVRQLVTLERDWIPSAEGSALYLRPFMIADEVVLGVKPSAQYLFCVVATPVGAYFKGDASKGVAIWVSDSYTRAAPGGTGDAKCGGNYAASLAAQAEATREGCDQVVFLDAVERRWIEELGGMNVFFVFDDGSLQTPPLTGTILPGITRASLIELARDLGYTVREEPYSIEQWEADAKSGRLVEAFACGTAAVVTAIGQVKGRKHSFVIGDGGAGPVATRLKKTLVGIQTGREADTHGWVDILG